In Oryza brachyantha chromosome 1, ObraRS2, whole genome shotgun sequence, the following are encoded in one genomic region:
- the LOC102703344 gene encoding uncharacterized isomerase BH0283-like: MVKSAIRYAVVDAFAAEPFKGNPAAVCLLDLEREEEEDADEGWMQSVAAEFNLSETAFLVRERPPSSAAAGDAGPRFRLRWFTPVAEVDLCGHATLASAHFLFTAVLAKHHAMVEFVTRSGVLTAKKVPAPANAGVSGENKLFIELDFPVVDLVEYNSAEKLSIPETLNGAQVVSVWKSSTAGDLIVELSSGKEVADIIPNIDEIKKCDGRGVIVTGPGPAGSEYDFFSRFFCPKFGIDEDPVCGSAHCVLAPYWGGKLGKQKLTAFQASPRSGTLYLELDGENRRVRIQGEAITVMTGTLLV, from the exons ATGGTAAAGAGCGCCATCCGATACGCCGTG GTGGACGCGTTCGCGGCGGAGCCGTTCAAGGGGAACCCCGCCGCCGTGTGCCTCCTGGACctggagcgggaggaggaggaggatgccgACGAGGGGTGGATgcagtccgtcgccgccgagttcAACCTCTCCGAGACCGCCTTCCTCGTCCGCGAAcggccgccctcctccgccgccgccggagacgcCGGCCCGCGGTTCCGCCTCCGCTGGTTCACCCCAGTCGCCGAG GTGGATCTCTGCGGCCACGCGACGCTGGCCTCCGCCCACTTCCTCTTCACCGCCGTCCTCGCGAAGCACCACGCCATGGTCGAGTTCGTGACCAGGTCCGGCGTCCTGACCGCCAAGAAGGTTCCTGCTCCGGCGAACGCCGGCGTCTCGGGTGAGAATAAGCTGTTCATCGAGCTAGATTTCCCCGTGGTTGATCTCGTGGAGTACAACTCCGCGGAGAAGCTCTCGATTCCGGAGACTCTGAATGGCGCACAGGTCGTCAGTGTTTGGAAATCATCAACCGCCGGTGACCTCATT GTGGAGCTTTCTTCAGGAAAAGAGGTTGCGGATATTATCCCTAacattgatgaaattaaaaaatgtgatGGAAGAGGAGTTATTGTTACGGGACCAGGACCTGCTGGATCTGAATATGACTTCTTTTCACGTTTCTTCTGCCCAAAATTTGGGATAGATGAG gaCCCTGTCTGTGGAAGCGCACACTGTGTTCTGGCACCCTACTGGGGTGGAAAGCTGGGGAAACAAAAACTGACGGCGTTTCAG GCTTCGCCAAGGAGTGGAACACTGTACTTGGAGCTGGACGGCGAGAATAGGAGAGTGCGAATTCAGGGCGAAGCTATCACCGTGATGACCGGGACTCTTCTGGTGTAG